TTCCTGAAGTTCCTCGACAAGAATCCGAGTGCCTTGCTTTACCTCTACAAGGTGATAGCGGATCGTCTCCGTGCAAAAAACCAGGCGCTTGACGAATTCGAACGCCTGTCGCTTTTGGCTTCGGCGAAGGTTCTTCCGTTTATTGATTTTGCGCAGACAATGGAAAAGAGCCGCATTACCGGGACGGTCATTTTCGAATGCTCCGGTGAATCGGGCTTTATCGCTTTCCAGGACGGCCGAATCTGCTGTGCCAAGTGTGGCAAGCTTGCAGGTCCGGATGCACTCGAAAAATTGCTTTCCTGGGGTGACGAGACATTGTTCAAGCTGGATACGCACGTGATGCCCGATGTCGTAAACATCAACCAGATGTCGGATACCACAAGCCTCATCCTTGATGCGCTCAGAAATATTGATGAAAAACAAAGTGCCCGTAAATAGGGCCAAATCGCTGCCCGCTCGTAGGGCAAAGGAAAAAAGATGAATTACGCAGACGCAGGAGTTTCCTTGGCACGTGCCGACGAGGCAATGGTCGGTGTCAAGAAGTCCGTACGTACCACTTTCAACCAGGGCGTTCTCGGCGACGTGGGCAACTTCGGTGGCCTGTTCACGCTGAACCACCTCGGCATGAAGGACCCTGTCCTCGTGAGCTCCGTCGACGGCGTGGGCACCAAGCTCAAGGTCGATATCGAAATGGGCACGCACGAACTGCCGGGCCAGGACATCGTGAACCACTGCTGTGACGATATCCTCGTTCAGGGCGCACGTCCGCTGTTCTTCCTCGACTACGTGGCTACGGGCCGCTTGGAACCGGGTGTCATGGACAAGCTCGTTGCCGGTATGGCCAAGGCCTGCCGCGAAAACGACCTCGTCTTGATCGGTGGCGAAACTGCTGAAATGCCGGGCTTCTACGGTCCGGGTGACTACGATATCTCCGGTACGATCGTGGGTGTCGTGGAACGCGAAAATATCATTGACGGTAAGAAAATCAAGCCGGGTACGATCATCCTCGGTCTCCCGTCCACGGGTCTCCATACAAACGGCTATTCTCTTGCTCGTAAGGTTCTCTTTGACGTGGCTGGCTACAAGGTCGACACGGTCGTGGACGGCATGGACAAGTCCATCGGCGAAGCTCTTGCCACTCCGCACCGCAGCTACTACCCGAGCCTCATCGACCTCTGCAACAAGAAGAAGATTCAGGGCCTTGCTCACATCACGGGTTCGGGCTACCAGGGCAACATCCCGCGTATCCTCCCGGACAACGTCGACGTGATTATCGACCGCACCACGTGGGATCCTCCGATGATCTTCAAGCTCATCCAGCAGGCAGGCTCTGTCGAAAAGGACGAAATGTACTCCACGTTCAACATGGGCATGGGCATGCTCATCTTCATCGACCCGGCTGACAAGGCTGAAGTCGTTGCTCACCTCGAAGCTAAGGGTGAAAAGTGGACGCAGATCGGTGAAGTCGTCGCCGGCACCAAGCAGGTGAAGTTCCGCGACTAATTGCTCCTTCGTCGCAATTAGTAGTTAATAGTTTTAAGTTACTAGTTACTAGATCTCATTATGGAATTTTCTAGTAACTCTTAACTACTAACTAGTAACTCAAAAAAAAGGCTTGCACGCAAGTGCGGCCTTTTTTTTGTTCCAACTCACATATAAGCTTTCAAAAAACTTTTTTTCGTGCCTTTTAAGGGAATAAAATTTAATTTTAAAAGAGGTGTAAAAAGGAAAATTATGAAAAAACTTTTACTGAGCTCTTTAATTGCCGCAGGTGCTTTTTCAATGTTCAGCGCCTGCTCTGATGATTCTTCCTCAGTGCCGAGTGGCCCGGTTCAATCTTCAGACGTCTGCTCCACTATGGCGCTCTCTCAGGGCGGCTGGCTTCTCAATGTGGGGAACAACTCTTATTGGTTTATTGGAGAAAATGCTGTTGTAACGGATACCCAGAACAATCCCGTTGGTCTTTGGGATGGTCTTGGCAATATTTTTGATGCGAATGGCATTCCTCTCATGACTGGAATTAGCCTTCATGTCTTGCAGCGCTGCGAAGCGAACCTTGTTCCGGGTGGTGCTAGCAGCTCTAGTGGCACTACTACGAAACCGGTTTCTAGCTCGTCCACTAATTCGGGTTTAGGTGGCGGTTCTGATCAGTCTTCGAGCTCTGCTGTTGGCCCGAAAACGGGTTCCAGCTCCAGTGTTAATCCGGCTCAGTCTAGTTCGTCTGTATATCCGACGTCTAGCGCAACTCCGACTTCTTCTGCTGTTGAAAGCTCCAGCAGCAATGGGCCTGTCAAGACTGTTGGCAATCCCGAAGAAGACATTAAGTTGTACCCTGTGCCAACGCTCAAGAATATTCTTGGCAATGGCACTAGTGGCTGGAATACCCGCTATTGGGACGCCTGTAAGCCTCACTGTTCCCAGACGAGTACCGATGGCGAGGAAGGCAAGCCTAAAATTACTTCTCAGGAAGTTTATGAGGCAAGCCACTACACGGCCCGCGTTTGCAATATTAACGATATTGAAATCCCCACCTTTACCTATAGTAAGGGCTTGGAACGTTACTGGGTAGGTATCCAGAATACCCCGAATGCATGTCAGGAAGCGGATCCTGCATCGGGCGGTGGCTTCACCTGTACCGATATGGCTCCTGTGGCTGTAAATGACACCTTGGCCTACGCCTTCGTTGCCGGCAGCGATGCGACAACCTCATGCGGCAAGTGCTTCCATTTGCAGTATGATGGTTCCTTCCATGATGCTAGTGCAAGCAATGGAGCCAAGGAAACACACAAGGCTCTTAAGGGCAAGCATATTATTGTCATGGCATCCAATATCGGTCATGATGTGAAGCCTGGCCAGTTCGACCTCATGGTACCGGGCGGTGGTCCGGGTATCTTCAATGCTTTGCAGCTTCAGATTACCAAGCCCGGCATTGAATGGGGGGCTACTTATGGCGGCTTCTTGACATACTGCCAGAACGGAGAAAAGTGTGGTTATGATGGAACGCTGGATTGCTACCAGACTTGCGTTAAGGAAATGTGCGACGCTGCCTTTGGTGACTCCAAGTATCCGAACTTGCTCCGTGGTTGTCACTGGTTTGCCGATTGGTTTATGGCAGCCGACAATCCGACCTACCAGTGGGAAGAGGTGGATTGCCCGCAGTACTTGATCGACAAGTACTCTACGACCATCAGCACTTCCATTGAAACCAAGATTTTGTTCCAGTCCGACTGGTCCAAATACTCGGGTGGCGACTTTATCACGACGGATGCATGCAGCAATACTCCCAATGCTCAGGGCGAATACTGCGACCCCGAACAGTTGGCTGCTGACAAGGCGAAGACTTACTAGTCCTGTGTAAAGACAAATTAATTAGAATATGTCGTCCCGGAAGTTACACTTTCGGGCGTTTTTTTACTTGACTTCGCTCCTCCAAAAAGTTAATTTAAGTTTACAGAAATATGTCAAACAGGAGAGGAGCTATGAAAATCAGCCTGTATTTGGCCGCACTGTTGTGCGGTGTTTGTGCTTTTGCAGCAGATGGTGTTCGCTACAAAGATCGCCTGTTTGAGACTAGTTTGCCGACGACGGTAACTGTTGCCGAAAACGTCCCGTTTTTGGATAAGTCGTACTACAGTGAATTGACATCGTTGATGGATATGTTTGGAGTCCGTCCGATGTTTTACATGTACAGCGAGGAAGGTGTAAGTTACAAGTCGCTAGAGATGGATATCTATGAGCCCGAGGACGACGATGCCGAAAATAGGGCCATGGTGCTAGTTTGTCATGGCGGCGCCTTTGTGGCGGGGACCAAGACTTCTTTTGACCAGAAAGCTGTTGCCTATGTGGACTCTCTTGCGGCGCGCGGTTTTGTGACGGCGTCGCTGGAATATCGTTTGGGTGTTTTGATGTCGAGCAAGTTACAGACTTTTGTCATTGACAGCGTTGATTTTGCTCGTACCGTTTATAAAAGCGCTCAGGATGTGAATGCCGCTATCCGTTATTTGAGGGCGAATGCAAAGGCTCTCCGTATCGATACGAATAAAATATATATACTCGGAAATAGCGCCGGTGGCTTGCTTGGCCTTGAAAACATCTATGCGTTGGACGAAAAGGATTTTCCGAGTTATTTGTATGAGGGGGCGCAGTATATCAAGACATTTTCGGACGAACAAAGTAAGTATGTCTATGACACTATTCCGTTGGGTGGCCTCGACAGGTATGGTCCTAAGGGAGTAGGCGGTGTTGCAAACGGTGTGGTATCGCTTTGGGGTGCTATTCACGATGCTTCGTTACTCAAGAATAGCAAGGTTCCTGTGTTCCTAGCGCATGGTGATTCCGATTATGTGATACCTTATAAGGTAGGCTATGCAATGACCGAGGCCGATAAAATGATACGGGACAATGTTCCGAGCAAGTATAGTTCCGTTGTAAACGTTATGCATTTTGATGTTCACACGCCGACACTTTACGGAAGCTATTACATTGATTCCGTCTTGACTAAGAATAAAGTTTATCATGAATTCTACAATCCCGTGGGTTACGGGTTGAAGCATGAGTTTTACGATGCAACGCGTACAGGTGAAGATGGTAATAAAATCATCTTTGCGGATTCTGTCAAAAATAAAGCCTTCGACTTTTTGTACAGGCTTGCAATAGGGAAGATTAGTGAGACGAGTGAACTTGCGATTCCGCGCCCTGCAATTGCTAAGGCTAAATCTTCGAAGATTGCGATGGGGGATGGAAACCTGAGCTTTACGGTTGTCCGTGGGAAGAGTGTCGCATACGCCATGTTTGACCTGAAGGGAAAACGTGTGCTTTCGGGCCGTGCGTCCTTGGGTGAGACTGTCGTGCTCTCTAGAGCAAATAACGGCGTTTACTACTTGCGTGTCCAGGGCGAAACTCCCCGCCGGATTGTCATTCGCAAGTAGACCATTTTAGTCATTTTTACGTGTCATCCTGGAGCGTAGCGACGGGATCCAGGGCTGTTCCGTTCACTTTGTCACCCCGGATTTATTCCGTGGGCGTTTTTTTACACCATCCCGACCTGTCATGCCCGCCTTCGGGCGGGCATCTCCTTTTCC
This genomic stretch from Fibrobacter sp. UWB2 harbors:
- a CDS encoding cyclic nucleotide-binding domain-containing protein, which codes for MMSHTGIGDWISAQYDLGVPFLQQVPREYADFLLLNAQIREYDAGEIILQGEVEGDSFCVLQSGRVIICGQILPDGHYSALATLESGSCFGEMSILCNEPTANTIIAAEDGCTVLHIPKAEFLKFLDKNPSALLYLYKVIADRLRAKNQALDEFERLSLLASAKVLPFIDFAQTMEKSRITGTVIFECSGESGFIAFQDGRICCAKCGKLAGPDALEKLLSWGDETLFKLDTHVMPDVVNINQMSDTTSLILDALRNIDEKQSARK
- the purM gene encoding phosphoribosylformylglycinamidine cyclo-ligase, with the translated sequence MNYADAGVSLARADEAMVGVKKSVRTTFNQGVLGDVGNFGGLFTLNHLGMKDPVLVSSVDGVGTKLKVDIEMGTHELPGQDIVNHCCDDILVQGARPLFFLDYVATGRLEPGVMDKLVAGMAKACRENDLVLIGGETAEMPGFYGPGDYDISGTIVGVVERENIIDGKKIKPGTIILGLPSTGLHTNGYSLARKVLFDVAGYKVDTVVDGMDKSIGEALATPHRSYYPSLIDLCNKKKIQGLAHITGSGYQGNIPRILPDNVDVIIDRTTWDPPMIFKLIQQAGSVEKDEMYSTFNMGMGMLIFIDPADKAEVVAHLEAKGEKWTQIGEVVAGTKQVKFRD
- a CDS encoding glycosyl hydrolase family 5; this encodes MKKLLLSSLIAAGAFSMFSACSDDSSSVPSGPVQSSDVCSTMALSQGGWLLNVGNNSYWFIGENAVVTDTQNNPVGLWDGLGNIFDANGIPLMTGISLHVLQRCEANLVPGGASSSSGTTTKPVSSSSTNSGLGGGSDQSSSSAVGPKTGSSSSVNPAQSSSSVYPTSSATPTSSAVESSSSNGPVKTVGNPEEDIKLYPVPTLKNILGNGTSGWNTRYWDACKPHCSQTSTDGEEGKPKITSQEVYEASHYTARVCNINDIEIPTFTYSKGLERYWVGIQNTPNACQEADPASGGGFTCTDMAPVAVNDTLAYAFVAGSDATTSCGKCFHLQYDGSFHDASASNGAKETHKALKGKHIIVMASNIGHDVKPGQFDLMVPGGGPGIFNALQLQITKPGIEWGATYGGFLTYCQNGEKCGYDGTLDCYQTCVKEMCDAAFGDSKYPNLLRGCHWFADWFMAADNPTYQWEEVDCPQYLIDKYSTTISTSIETKILFQSDWSKYSGGDFITTDACSNTPNAQGEYCDPEQLAADKAKTY
- a CDS encoding carboxylesterase family protein produces the protein MKISLYLAALLCGVCAFAADGVRYKDRLFETSLPTTVTVAENVPFLDKSYYSELTSLMDMFGVRPMFYMYSEEGVSYKSLEMDIYEPEDDDAENRAMVLVCHGGAFVAGTKTSFDQKAVAYVDSLAARGFVTASLEYRLGVLMSSKLQTFVIDSVDFARTVYKSAQDVNAAIRYLRANAKALRIDTNKIYILGNSAGGLLGLENIYALDEKDFPSYLYEGAQYIKTFSDEQSKYVYDTIPLGGLDRYGPKGVGGVANGVVSLWGAIHDASLLKNSKVPVFLAHGDSDYVIPYKVGYAMTEADKMIRDNVPSKYSSVVNVMHFDVHTPTLYGSYYIDSVLTKNKVYHEFYNPVGYGLKHEFYDATRTGEDGNKIIFADSVKNKAFDFLYRLAIGKISETSELAIPRPAIAKAKSSKIAMGDGNLSFTVVRGKSVAYAMFDLKGKRVLSGRASLGETVVLSRANNGVYYLRVQGETPRRIVIRK